Proteins found in one Amycolatopsis aidingensis genomic segment:
- a CDS encoding sensor histidine kinase gives MRFATVGPVAAIALLRVSPEHRAATAGVVIVVVAWSGMYVWWLLRWRGRWLVVVDAAVLVGVCVSTMWTEAVEQGNWGWIRLLVTFACIAYQWHTTLLWGAVVTTLAGGALVAVVAMADGPAGLDVTGTAWVGVAAVLSRLTLVLVQRGARAADDMAATAEEARRTQQVATAVRADERDLANALHDAAATTLLMVGTGTIPRNAGWLVPQARRDLDMLNTYGEQAPDQWDLVQRLKTDLAAVPLPVEIDAPARLVLPSPVGRCMAGAAREAVNNVVRHADATKAEVRIHGDSQQLRLEVIDDGTGFAVADVPATKRGLRECVVGRINRIGGTAQIMSSPGVGTVVRLEWHGD, from the coding sequence GTGCGGTTCGCCACCGTCGGCCCAGTTGCGGCCATCGCGCTGCTCCGTGTCTCCCCCGAACATAGGGCGGCCACTGCTGGGGTAGTGATCGTCGTGGTGGCGTGGAGCGGAATGTATGTGTGGTGGCTGTTGCGCTGGCGTGGCCGGTGGCTTGTCGTCGTGGACGCCGCGGTGTTGGTTGGCGTGTGTGTGAGCACGATGTGGACCGAGGCCGTCGAGCAGGGCAACTGGGGATGGATTCGGCTCTTGGTGACCTTCGCGTGTATCGCCTATCAATGGCACACCACGTTGCTGTGGGGGGCCGTGGTGACGACGCTGGCCGGCGGCGCTCTGGTGGCGGTCGTGGCGATGGCCGACGGACCGGCCGGCCTGGACGTCACGGGCACGGCGTGGGTAGGGGTCGCCGCCGTACTGTCCAGGCTGACATTGGTGTTGGTGCAGCGTGGCGCAAGAGCCGCTGACGATATGGCTGCCACCGCGGAGGAAGCGCGTCGGACTCAGCAGGTGGCCACTGCTGTTCGTGCTGACGAACGTGACCTGGCTAATGCGCTGCACGACGCGGCGGCCACCACACTGCTGATGGTCGGCACCGGCACGATACCGCGGAATGCCGGATGGCTGGTCCCGCAAGCGCGCCGGGATCTCGATATGCTCAACACCTACGGCGAGCAAGCACCCGACCAGTGGGATCTGGTTCAACGGCTGAAGACCGATCTCGCGGCCGTCCCCTTGCCGGTGGAAATCGACGCTCCAGCACGTCTGGTGCTCCCTTCCCCGGTCGGGCGTTGCATGGCCGGCGCGGCGCGTGAAGCGGTCAACAACGTGGTTCGTCATGCCGATGCGACCAAGGCGGAGGTGCGGATTCACGGTGACTCGCAGCAGCTACGGCTCGAGGTCATCGACGACGGGACGGGCTTCGCGGTAGCCGATGTGCCGGCTACCAAGCGTGGGCTGCGCGAATGCGTTGTGGGACGGATAAATCGCATCGGCGGTACGGCGCAGATCATGTCGAGCCCTGGGGTTGGAACGGTCGTGCGGCTGGAGTGGCACGGTGACTGA
- a CDS encoding TetR/AcrR family transcriptional regulator, whose protein sequence is MDTPMGLRERKKDETRRLLARVALDLFEERGFDNVSVAEIADAAGVSKKTVFNYFEVKEDLVLGSGKHHIEEPAAVVRQRPVGQTPHGAIRDYLLTALAERQPMTGLSGRPHVLRIGRLVHTTPALAVRNMQYQDQSQHLLAKALVDEGASDLSAQLIAAQIHSAQQVLLAENTRRVMAGEHPDDIYPDAVTATQHAFRWLERGLGDVLRREQ, encoded by the coding sequence ATGGACACGCCGATGGGCCTGCGTGAACGCAAGAAGGACGAGACCCGGCGCCTGCTCGCCCGGGTCGCGCTCGACCTGTTCGAGGAACGCGGCTTCGACAACGTGTCGGTCGCCGAGATCGCCGACGCCGCCGGCGTGTCCAAGAAGACGGTGTTCAACTACTTCGAGGTCAAAGAGGACCTCGTGCTGGGCTCGGGCAAGCACCACATCGAGGAGCCCGCGGCCGTGGTGCGCCAGCGACCCGTCGGACAGACCCCGCACGGCGCCATCCGTGACTACCTGCTGACCGCCCTCGCCGAGCGGCAACCCATGACCGGCCTCAGCGGACGCCCGCACGTGCTGCGGATCGGGCGGCTCGTGCACACCACGCCCGCCCTCGCCGTGCGGAACATGCAATACCAGGACCAGAGCCAGCACCTACTCGCCAAGGCACTTGTCGACGAGGGCGCCTCCGACCTCTCCGCACAACTGATCGCCGCCCAGATCCACAGCGCCCAACAGGTACTCCTCGCCGAGAACACCCGAAGGGTCATGGCAGGCGAACACCCCGACGACATCTACCCCGACGCCGTCACCGCCACTCAGCACGCCTTCCGCTGGCTCGAACGCGGGCTCGGCGACGTCCTTCGCCGCGAGCAGTGA